A window from Neobacillus sp. PS3-40 encodes these proteins:
- a CDS encoding APC family permease, with protein MTSQQIKRLVLGRPLKSSEAEAQKMPMWKALPILSSDALSSVAYGTEMIILELATVGAFAFTFSIPIAISIVLLITILIISYRQVIDAYPQGGGAYMVAKENLGMIWGRLAGVSLLIDYTLTVAVSISAGVMAITSAYHDAVPYVVPIGLIFTWFMVWMNLRGTSESGNVFSLPTYLFIFCMITLVGKGLFDWLTGVGHPTHPVSVPTGLPAGLTWFVLLKAFSSGCSAVTGIEAISNAVPHFKNPSQKNAKRTMVTLGILLAVIFGGVTLLSRTYDIHPDPTGAKSVLSMVAEDAFGRGGFYYVIQFATMAILTLAANTSFNGFPILASIMAQDKNMPRMFSNRGDRLAFNFGIITLGILASILLIVFQGRTDALIPLYAIGVFLSFTMAQLGLVLKWSRERSKGWKRKSIINGVGAFVTFCVVIIFSITKFEEGAWIVIVISPLLLWLITNISKHYDNVGKQLRVELTEPIPITETVIIVPVAGIHKVVLSTIAYAKSLTPNVVAFYVAFSPEDAKKMEERWGQWNPGVRLVVVVSRYRTLVKPLIEFIGRVEHRYGEEKKITVLLPEFITHKWWHRLLHNQSAFRIRTLLLKRKDVVVSTVPFHLND; from the coding sequence ATGACTTCTCAACAAATAAAAAGGCTTGTTCTGGGTCGCCCATTAAAGTCAAGCGAAGCAGAAGCCCAAAAAATGCCAATGTGGAAAGCATTACCGATTCTTTCATCGGATGCTCTTTCTTCGGTGGCATATGGAACCGAAATGATTATACTGGAACTTGCAACTGTTGGAGCTTTTGCATTCACTTTTTCTATCCCCATTGCTATTTCAATTGTTCTATTAATTACAATCTTGATTATCAGTTACAGACAAGTAATTGATGCCTATCCTCAGGGCGGTGGAGCCTACATGGTCGCCAAAGAAAACTTAGGAATGATCTGGGGACGTCTAGCCGGTGTTTCTCTTCTTATTGACTACACGTTAACGGTGGCCGTTTCCATTTCTGCAGGTGTTATGGCGATTACTTCAGCTTATCATGATGCTGTTCCATATGTTGTTCCTATCGGATTAATATTTACTTGGTTCATGGTCTGGATGAATTTAAGAGGAACATCTGAATCTGGAAACGTATTTTCCTTACCTACTTACTTATTTATTTTTTGTATGATAACCCTTGTGGGAAAAGGTCTTTTTGACTGGTTAACTGGTGTGGGTCATCCCACTCACCCTGTTTCTGTTCCTACTGGATTACCAGCCGGCTTGACTTGGTTTGTTTTATTAAAAGCATTTTCTTCGGGTTGTTCGGCTGTTACGGGAATTGAGGCTATTTCCAATGCTGTACCTCATTTTAAGAATCCCTCTCAAAAAAATGCAAAACGAACGATGGTGACATTGGGAATTTTATTAGCTGTCATTTTCGGTGGTGTAACGTTACTTTCGCGAACTTATGATATTCATCCGGACCCAACTGGAGCCAAATCGGTTTTATCTATGGTTGCTGAAGATGCCTTTGGGCGGGGGGGATTTTATTATGTTATTCAGTTTGCTACGATGGCCATCTTAACACTAGCTGCTAATACAAGTTTTAATGGATTTCCGATTTTAGCTTCTATTATGGCACAGGATAAAAATATGCCCCGAATGTTTAGTAATCGGGGAGATCGTTTAGCTTTTAATTTTGGAATCATTACTCTAGGAATTTTGGCAAGTATTTTACTCATTGTTTTCCAAGGCAGAACCGATGCATTAATTCCACTTTATGCTATTGGTGTTTTTCTATCTTTTACTATGGCACAATTAGGTCTTGTTTTGAAGTGGAGTAGAGAGAGGTCTAAAGGATGGAAACGGAAATCAATTATTAATGGCGTTGGTGCTTTTGTAACTTTTTGTGTAGTCATTATTTTTAGTATCACGAAATTTGAAGAAGGGGCATGGATTGTAATAGTCATTTCGCCTTTATTATTATGGTTAATTACAAATATTAGCAAACACTATGATAATGTAGGTAAGCAATTAAGAGTGGAATTAACGGAACCCATACCGATTACGGAAACAGTAATTATCGTTCCTGTTGCAGGTATTCATAAAGTTGTATTATCAACCATCGCGTATGCAAAATCTCTCACCCCTAATGTTGTAGCTTTTTATGTTGCCTTTTCTCCTGAAGATGCTAAAAAGATGGAAGAAAGATGGGGACAATGGAATCCGGGCGTTCGATTAGTTGTGGTGGTTTCACGTTACCGTACATTAGTAAAGCCATTAATTGAATTTATAGGACGTGTTGAGCATCGTTACGGTGAGGAAAAGAAAATAACTGTGCTATTACCTGAATTTATTACTCATAAATGGTGGCATCGCCTATTGCACAATCAATCAGCTTTCCGTATTCGTACCCTGCTTTTAAAAAGAAAAGATGTTGTAGTTTCGACTGTCCCGTTTCATTTAAATGATTGA